A single region of the Alteriqipengyuania flavescens genome encodes:
- a CDS encoding sodium-dependent transporter — MVAISNGQGGEQGWSSRSAFILAAIGAAVGLGNLWRFPTLAGESGGGAFVIFYIGCVFLLGLPLLLAEIFIGRAGQTDAVGSIRRVAEQSRVSKRWSLFGGLGALAAFLIVSFYSVVAGWVLYYAGVFAADFGSAVLAGDPFRGALAGESQEQIAGRMGNLFADPMLLLSMHFLFMGATLFIVARGVSGGIEKAATWLMPAFFVLLIAITIYGAFVGNLGEAAAFLFTPDWSKLTPEVMNSALGQALFSLSLGVAGIITYGSYIREGTKLGSTAAAIAFADTGVALIAGLMIFPIVFAVGLDPAAGPTLVFQTLPFAFESMPAGSLIGLLFFVLILVAAITSSISLLEVPTAWGVGELGWSRTTSALVFGAGAFAIGVLCLLGYNVLSDVRPLGFWSIFAETDILDTVDGFTGKIMLPLGALFTSLFIGWRADRRLLETTTGLSRGMFTLWRFLLAWLCPIAVTIILVTGLFPSLLGAE; from the coding sequence ATGGTTGCGATTTCAAACGGGCAGGGCGGCGAACAGGGCTGGTCCTCGCGCTCCGCCTTCATCCTCGCGGCAATCGGCGCCGCGGTGGGCCTGGGCAACCTGTGGCGCTTCCCGACGCTGGCGGGGGAGAGCGGGGGCGGTGCCTTCGTCATCTTCTACATCGGCTGCGTCTTCCTGCTCGGCTTGCCGCTGTTGCTTGCGGAAATCTTCATCGGGCGCGCTGGCCAGACCGATGCGGTCGGCTCGATCCGCCGCGTCGCGGAACAGTCGCGCGTCTCGAAGCGCTGGTCGCTGTTCGGCGGGCTGGGCGCGCTGGCCGCTTTCCTGATCGTCTCGTTCTATTCGGTCGTGGCGGGTTGGGTGCTCTATTACGCCGGCGTGTTCGCCGCCGACTTCGGTAGCGCGGTCCTTGCCGGCGATCCGTTCCGCGGTGCGCTGGCGGGCGAATCGCAGGAACAGATTGCCGGCCGCATGGGCAACCTTTTCGCCGATCCCATGCTACTGCTGTCGATGCATTTTTTGTTCATGGGCGCCACTCTGTTCATCGTCGCGCGCGGCGTATCGGGCGGCATCGAGAAAGCAGCGACCTGGCTGATGCCGGCTTTCTTCGTCCTGCTGATCGCCATCACGATTTATGGGGCGTTCGTCGGCAACCTAGGCGAGGCGGCCGCGTTCCTCTTCACGCCCGACTGGAGCAAGCTGACGCCGGAAGTGATGAACTCCGCGCTCGGCCAGGCCTTGTTCTCGCTTTCCCTCGGTGTGGCCGGGATCATTACCTACGGCTCCTACATTCGCGAGGGCACCAAGCTCGGCTCGACTGCCGCAGCGATTGCCTTTGCAGATACGGGCGTCGCGCTGATCGCCGGCCTGATGATCTTCCCGATCGTGTTCGCCGTGGGCCTCGACCCGGCTGCCGGGCCGACGCTGGTGTTCCAGACCCTGCCCTTCGCGTTCGAATCCATGCCGGCGGGCTCCCTCATCGGATTGCTCTTCTTCGTGCTGATCCTCGTGGCCGCCATCACCAGCTCGATCTCGCTGCTGGAAGTGCCGACAGCTTGGGGCGTGGGCGAACTGGGCTGGTCGCGCACGACATCGGCCCTGGTGTTCGGCGCGGGCGCGTTTGCCATCGGCGTGCTCTGCCTGCTCGGCTACAACGTCCTTTCCGACGTCCGCCCGCTCGGCTTCTGGTCGATCTTTGCGGAAACCGACATCCTCGACACGGTGGACGGTTTCACGGGCAAGATCATGCTGCCGCTGGGCGCATTGTTCACCTCGCTGTTCATCGGGTGGCGGGCCGACCGGCGCCTGCTGGAGACGACGACCGGCCTTTCCCGCGGGATGTTCACGCTGTGGCGCTTCCTGCTCGCCTGGCTGTGCCCCATCGCGGTGACGATCATCCTCGTGACCGGCCTGTTCCCCAGCCTGCTCGGCGCGGAGTGA
- the panB gene encoding 3-methyl-2-oxobutanoate hydroxymethyltransferase produces MSTTFQIDTSTSRANPTPAPMKRLTVPRIRQRKVDGTTAEPIVMLTAYTARQAQLLDAHCDLLLVGDSLGQVIYGLPSTVPVTLDMMANHAAAVVRGSYHSVVVVDMPFGAYEASPQQAFESAARLLKESGAAAVKLEGGEAMAETVAFLTRRGIPVMGHVGLTPQAVNMLGGYMARGRSDAEAEKIVTDAKALDEAGAFAIVVEGVVEPIAIEVTQSVACPTIGIGASAQCDGQVLVTEDMLGMFERVPRFVKKYGNIAETIEQTAAQYAEEVRARSFPGEEQTYQPKA; encoded by the coding sequence ATGTCCACGACCTTCCAGATCGACACTTCGACATCGCGCGCCAACCCTACTCCGGCGCCGATGAAGCGCCTCACCGTGCCGCGCATCCGGCAGCGCAAGGTGGACGGGACGACGGCAGAACCGATCGTGATGCTGACCGCCTATACCGCGCGACAGGCGCAGTTGCTGGACGCGCATTGCGACCTCCTGCTGGTGGGCGATAGCTTGGGGCAGGTCATCTACGGCCTGCCTTCCACCGTGCCGGTCACGCTCGACATGATGGCCAACCATGCCGCGGCCGTAGTGCGCGGGTCGTATCATTCCGTTGTGGTGGTCGACATGCCGTTCGGCGCTTACGAGGCAAGCCCGCAGCAAGCCTTCGAAAGCGCCGCCCGTCTGCTGAAGGAGAGCGGCGCGGCGGCGGTGAAGCTGGAAGGCGGCGAGGCGATGGCGGAAACGGTCGCCTTCCTCACCCGGCGCGGCATCCCGGTAATGGGCCACGTCGGCCTGACCCCGCAGGCGGTCAACATGCTGGGCGGCTACATGGCGCGCGGGCGCAGCGATGCGGAAGCGGAAAAGATCGTCACAGATGCCAAGGCGCTCGACGAAGCGGGCGCATTCGCCATCGTGGTCGAAGGCGTGGTCGAGCCGATCGCAATCGAGGTGACGCAATCCGTCGCCTGCCCCACCATCGGCATCGGCGCGAGCGCGCAGTGCGACGGGCAGGTTCTGGTCACCGAAGACATGCTCGGCATGTTCGAACGGGTGCCGCGCTTCGTGAAGAAATACGGCAATATCGCCGAAACCATCGAGCAGACCGCCGCCCAATATGCCGAGGAAGTCCGCGCCCGCAGCTTCCCCGGCGAAGAGCAGACCTACCAGCCCAAGGCCTGA
- a CDS encoding DUF475 domain-containing protein has translation MKTLLKFYTFSLAFTAICFVLAAWYGWSSTGTLGGMLSILWIVIVLSILEVSLSFDNAVVNATVLRDMDPVWQRRFLTWGILIAVFGMRIVFPIAIVAIAANLGPLEAVQLSLNDPVEYERIVQGAHIGIAGFGGAFLAMVGLTFFFDGEKDVHWIRSIERRIAKISSIPAAEIGLVLILVYAISTFLPDAEALTFLTASMLGLATFIGVHALGAIIEQSEARKKAAGEIVRSGAGGFLYLEVLDASFSFDGVIGAFALSNNMIVIALGLSVGAMFVRSMTIHLVKQGTLAQYRFLEHGAFWAIIVLGAIMLVSPVIHIEETITGLIGAVLIGLSLWWSIRHNRKDARADTGTAEA, from the coding sequence ATGAAGACGCTTTTGAAGTTCTACACCTTCTCGCTCGCCTTCACGGCGATCTGCTTCGTTCTGGCCGCTTGGTACGGCTGGTCGAGCACCGGCACGCTGGGCGGCATGTTGTCGATCCTGTGGATCGTCATCGTCCTGTCGATCCTGGAGGTTTCGCTCAGCTTCGACAACGCCGTGGTCAACGCCACCGTGCTGCGCGACATGGACCCGGTCTGGCAGCGCCGCTTCCTGACGTGGGGCATCCTGATCGCCGTGTTCGGCATGCGGATTGTCTTCCCGATCGCCATCGTCGCCATTGCCGCAAACCTGGGCCCGCTGGAGGCAGTGCAGCTGTCGCTGAACGATCCGGTGGAATACGAGCGGATTGTCCAGGGCGCGCACATCGGCATCGCGGGGTTCGGCGGTGCCTTCCTTGCCATGGTCGGCCTCACCTTCTTCTTCGATGGCGAAAAGGACGTGCACTGGATCCGGTCCATCGAGCGACGGATCGCCAAGATCTCCAGCATTCCGGCAGCCGAGATCGGCCTCGTCCTGATCCTGGTCTATGCGATCTCGACTTTCCTGCCGGATGCGGAGGCGCTCACCTTCCTCACCGCATCGATGCTCGGCCTCGCGACGTTTATCGGCGTCCATGCCTTGGGCGCGATTATCGAACAGTCGGAAGCGCGCAAGAAAGCGGCCGGCGAAATCGTGCGCTCGGGCGCGGGCGGGTTCCTCTATCTCGAAGTGCTGGATGCAAGCTTCAGCTTCGACGGCGTGATCGGCGCGTTCGCCCTGTCGAACAACATGATCGTCATCGCGCTCGGCCTGTCGGTCGGCGCTATGTTCGTGCGCTCAATGACCATCCACCTCGTGAAGCAAGGCACGCTGGCGCAGTATCGCTTCCTCGAACACGGCGCCTTCTGGGCGATTATCGTGCTTGGCGCGATCATGCTCGTCAGCCCCGTCATCCATATCGAGGAGACGATCACCGGCCTGATCGGAGCAGTGCTCATCGGCCTGTCGCTGTGGTGGTCGATCCGGCACAACCGCAAGGATGCGCGCGCCGACACAGGCACGGCAGAAGCCTAA
- a CDS encoding tetratricopeptide repeat protein, with amino-acid sequence MCVAPAGLAAQGGEALRQAEAALVRGDAVSAKIALEHAASAGASAADLAALRGEAALMTGDMEEARKFLSPARLSGTYRVRGLRVLARLEQAEGNIPAAANALELALRAGGNKADIWTDVARLRYAAGNHAGAFDAIDYAAGLDDAGTGTLLYKAQLVRDGQGLRSSLPWFERAVELAPDDATALGEYAATLADMGRATDAVTVTRQILARDRRNPQAFFIQAVVAARAQKHGLARRLLSRAGDALENRPATLLVGGLLENRGGASRLATERLFDLFEIAPDVAAAELADALLVDGEGVELAARFEGDVAVRQASPALAWRLVRSAEQQGDVAGAATAFDTAAQWNWGGAVRRGSGAAIGRLAAASAASPGQIDTSTNYIRALVAGRQPARALEVARELGRRHPGNFDARLALGDAALASGNAAEAVEAYAAAAAIRRGPQLVRKLALAHLDNGNAMAAKAVLADYIREYPLDRDVPTFLGTLLVREGDAGGAAALLKATWPEARRDPLGLCRLAWAQLYAGDGEAALRNAQTAYRMQRSSLPAAMVLAAALEEAGGNADTVRALRAKAGDLSVDEALRPLFAL; translated from the coding sequence TTGTGCGTCGCCCCTGCCGGCCTCGCCGCGCAGGGCGGCGAGGCCTTGCGGCAGGCCGAGGCTGCGCTGGTGCGCGGAGATGCGGTGTCGGCGAAGATTGCGCTCGAACATGCCGCGTCGGCGGGCGCGTCCGCCGCCGATCTCGCCGCCCTTCGCGGCGAAGCGGCGCTGATGACGGGCGACATGGAAGAGGCGCGAAAGTTCCTGTCTCCCGCCAGGCTTTCCGGCACTTACCGCGTCAGGGGCCTGCGTGTCCTTGCCCGGCTCGAGCAGGCGGAAGGTAACATTCCAGCGGCCGCGAATGCGCTCGAACTGGCGCTCAGGGCGGGCGGCAACAAGGCCGACATCTGGACCGACGTTGCGCGGCTGCGTTACGCTGCGGGCAACCATGCGGGCGCGTTCGACGCCATCGACTATGCCGCCGGGTTGGACGATGCTGGCACAGGCACGCTGCTCTACAAGGCGCAATTGGTCCGCGATGGGCAAGGCCTGCGATCCTCCCTCCCATGGTTCGAACGCGCGGTCGAGCTTGCGCCCGATGACGCGACCGCGCTGGGCGAATACGCGGCGACGCTGGCAGACATGGGACGCGCGACGGATGCCGTGACGGTCACCCGGCAAATCCTTGCGCGCGACCGGCGCAATCCACAGGCGTTCTTCATCCAGGCGGTAGTCGCGGCGCGCGCGCAGAAGCATGGGCTTGCCCGGCGGCTGCTGTCGCGAGCGGGTGACGCGCTGGAGAACCGGCCGGCGACGTTGCTGGTCGGCGGGCTGCTCGAGAACCGGGGCGGCGCGTCACGCCTTGCGACGGAGCGCCTGTTCGACCTGTTCGAAATCGCGCCGGACGTAGCAGCGGCGGAACTGGCCGATGCGTTGCTGGTGGACGGTGAGGGGGTAGAACTGGCCGCGCGCTTCGAAGGCGACGTTGCGGTTCGCCAGGCAAGCCCGGCCCTGGCATGGCGCCTCGTGAGAAGCGCGGAGCAACAAGGCGACGTGGCAGGCGCTGCCACCGCCTTCGACACGGCGGCGCAGTGGAACTGGGGCGGGGCGGTCCGGCGGGGGAGCGGCGCGGCGATCGGCAGGCTTGCCGCCGCCAGTGCAGCAAGCCCGGGCCAGATCGACACATCCACGAACTACATCCGCGCGCTGGTGGCGGGAAGGCAACCCGCGCGCGCGCTGGAGGTCGCCCGCGAACTCGGTCGCCGCCATCCGGGCAATTTCGATGCGCGGCTTGCGTTGGGTGACGCGGCCTTGGCGAGCGGAAACGCGGCTGAGGCCGTGGAGGCCTACGCCGCTGCCGCCGCAATCCGGCGCGGGCCGCAACTGGTCCGCAAGCTTGCGCTGGCGCATCTCGACAACGGCAACGCCATGGCTGCCAAGGCGGTGCTGGCCGACTACATCCGCGAATACCCGCTCGATCGCGATGTCCCGACCTTTCTCGGCACGCTTCTGGTGCGGGAAGGCGATGCAGGCGGCGCCGCGGCCTTGCTCAAGGCCACCTGGCCCGAAGCGAGGCGCGACCCGCTGGGCCTCTGCCGCCTCGCCTGGGCGCAGCTTTACGCAGGGGACGGGGAGGCTGCCTTGCGCAACGCGCAAACCGCCTACCGGATGCAGCGCAGCAGCTTGCCTGCCGCGATGGTGCTGGCGGCTGCGCTTGAGGAAGCTGGCGGGAACGCCGACACGGTTCGCGCCCTGCGCGCCAAGGCCGGCGACCTATCGGTCGACGAGGCCCTGCGCCCGCTGTTCGCGCTTTAG
- the prsR gene encoding PEP-CTERM-box response regulator transcription factor: protein MAEDKPRLLIVEDDEGLQAQLKWAYEDFDVTIAGDRASALAALRAEEPAVVTLDLGLPPDPDGTTEGFAILDAILSLKPDTKVIVASGHGARESALHAIQRGAYDFYQKPIDIEALGLIVRRAFNLHQLESENARLASKSDEGETVLGGLITAAPEMVKVARTIERVANTSISVMLLGASGTGKELLARGVHDSSDRKGGAFVAINCAAIPENLLEAELFGHEKGAFTGAVKTTEGKIELADGGTLFLDEVGDIPLPLQVKLLRFLQERTIERIGGRKSISVDTRIVCATHQNLEEMIADGRFREDLFYRLAEIVVKIPTLAERPGDATLLAKAFLKRFAAEMNPQVKGLASDALAAIDAWPWPGNVRELENRLKRAVIMADGKLIHAEDLDLEAGDEEDALPLNIKAAREEADRKVIRHALARSEGNISNTARLLGISRPTLYDLLKQYDLQS, encoded by the coding sequence ATGGCCGAGGACAAACCGCGCCTGCTGATCGTCGAGGACGACGAGGGGCTGCAAGCCCAGCTGAAATGGGCTTACGAGGATTTCGATGTCACGATCGCCGGCGACCGGGCGAGCGCCCTTGCGGCGCTGCGGGCGGAAGAGCCTGCGGTCGTCACGCTCGACCTGGGCCTGCCTCCCGATCCCGACGGCACGACGGAGGGTTTCGCGATCCTTGACGCGATCCTGTCGCTCAAGCCCGACACGAAAGTTATCGTCGCCAGCGGCCACGGCGCGCGGGAAAGCGCGCTCCATGCCATCCAGCGCGGGGCGTATGACTTCTACCAAAAGCCGATCGATATCGAAGCGCTCGGCCTGATCGTGCGGCGCGCTTTCAACCTCCACCAGCTTGAGAGCGAGAACGCGCGGCTCGCCAGCAAGTCCGACGAGGGCGAAACGGTGCTTGGCGGGCTCATCACCGCTGCGCCGGAAATGGTGAAGGTTGCCCGCACCATCGAGCGCGTGGCCAACACTTCGATATCGGTCATGCTTCTGGGCGCGAGCGGGACGGGCAAGGAATTGCTGGCGCGCGGTGTGCACGATTCGAGCGACCGCAAGGGCGGGGCATTCGTCGCCATCAATTGCGCGGCAATCCCGGAAAACCTGCTCGAGGCCGAGCTCTTCGGGCACGAGAAGGGCGCGTTCACCGGCGCGGTCAAGACGACCGAGGGCAAGATCGAACTGGCCGATGGCGGCACGCTCTTCCTCGACGAGGTGGGCGACATTCCGCTGCCCCTTCAGGTGAAACTGCTGCGCTTCCTGCAGGAACGCACGATCGAGCGGATCGGCGGGCGCAAGTCGATCTCCGTCGATACGCGCATCGTGTGCGCGACGCACCAGAACCTCGAAGAAATGATCGCCGACGGGCGTTTCCGCGAAGACCTGTTCTACCGCCTCGCCGAGATCGTTGTGAAGATTCCGACGCTGGCCGAACGCCCGGGCGATGCGACGCTGCTCGCCAAGGCTTTCCTCAAGCGGTTTGCGGCCGAGATGAACCCGCAGGTGAAAGGTCTCGCCAGCGATGCGCTCGCCGCCATCGACGCGTGGCCGTGGCCGGGGAATGTCCGCGAGCTGGAAAACCGCTTGAAGCGTGCGGTCATCATGGCGGACGGCAAGCTCATCCATGCCGAGGACCTCGATCTTGAGGCCGGGGACGAGGAAGATGCGCTGCCGCTGAATATCAAGGCCGCGCGCGAGGAGGCCGACCGAAAGGTCATCCGCCATGCGCTCGCCCGCAGTGAAGGCAATATCTCGAATACGGCGCGCCTGCTCGGCATCAGCCGCCCGACGCTCTATGACCTGCTGAAGCAGTACGACCTGCAAAGCTGA
- the prsK gene encoding XrtA/PEP-CTERM system histidine kinase PrsK, with the protein MSLSALFWPFVGFYGHLVAAVACALVAFWYGRGTAAPGKARKAVSFALGITALWCVLVAATGPFSAIAALSETARNLAWLWVVQALFASDGRDETAQLVRPVLVVLCVVETLQPVLLVVASNWSAYPEVLALTQQVSSLFRLLVAVGGLVLLHNLYAGAAPSTRSALRWPAVSLAALWAYDLNFYTIVHLVAEPPVELAALRGLFVSIVIIPLAIGATKAGSDRPFKPSRKVAFQTLSLMVIGAYLVSMVVIARGIATFDGNLARLTQVGFTVIAALVALLWLPSSRMRKWLKVTATKHLFQHRYDYREEWLRFTRTIGRDDEMASLEERVVQAIADITDSPRGLLVMPGEDAALSLAASWRWPGVAVPAEAFDTAAARFYEDSGFIVELDEVRDGRSRHGEDAHVPAWLDELAPAWAIVPLIHYGRLIGLVVLARPDGERNLDWEDLDLLRVVGQQSASYLAEQSGQKALLEASRFDEFNRRIAFVMHDIKNLASQLGLLARNAEKHADNPDFRADMLVTLRNSADKLNGLLARLGRYGQGGEAPLAPVSLGRVAGDIARRFQSQHPVTFIAGGEVQVLAQAEALDQALTHLVQNAIDASEAEAPVYIKVSQSGLQGELEIVDQGSGMTADFIRRDLFQPFRSSKNDGFGIGAFEARELVRAMGGQLTVESQPDLGARFFVRLPLAATGSLSKKEVA; encoded by the coding sequence ATGAGCCTTTCCGCGCTCTTCTGGCCTTTCGTGGGTTTTTACGGACACCTCGTGGCGGCGGTTGCCTGCGCGCTGGTCGCCTTTTGGTACGGACGCGGGACAGCGGCACCGGGCAAGGCGCGCAAGGCAGTGTCCTTCGCCCTTGGTATCACCGCCTTGTGGTGCGTCCTCGTGGCGGCGACCGGCCCGTTCTCGGCCATCGCCGCATTGAGCGAGACAGCACGCAACCTTGCATGGCTGTGGGTAGTACAAGCCCTGTTCGCGAGCGACGGGCGGGACGAGACCGCCCAGCTGGTCCGTCCGGTCCTGGTGGTGCTGTGCGTGGTCGAGACCCTCCAGCCGGTCCTGCTGGTCGTCGCCAGCAACTGGAGCGCCTATCCTGAGGTGCTGGCGTTGACGCAGCAGGTCTCTTCGCTGTTCCGCCTGCTGGTGGCGGTGGGCGGACTGGTGCTGTTGCACAATCTCTATGCCGGTGCCGCGCCGAGCACGCGCAGCGCCCTTCGCTGGCCGGCCGTGTCGCTTGCCGCGCTTTGGGCATACGACCTCAATTTCTACACCATCGTCCACCTCGTGGCGGAGCCGCCGGTTGAGCTGGCGGCGCTGCGCGGCCTGTTCGTGTCGATCGTGATCATCCCGCTGGCAATCGGCGCGACCAAGGCAGGCAGCGACCGGCCTTTCAAGCCATCGCGCAAAGTTGCCTTCCAGACGCTGTCGCTGATGGTGATCGGGGCCTATCTCGTCTCGATGGTCGTGATCGCGCGCGGCATCGCCACTTTCGACGGCAACCTCGCGCGGCTGACGCAGGTCGGCTTTACAGTCATCGCTGCGCTCGTCGCGCTGCTCTGGCTGCCGTCCTCACGGATGCGCAAGTGGCTCAAGGTCACGGCGACCAAGCACCTGTTCCAGCACCGCTACGATTACCGCGAAGAATGGCTGCGCTTCACCCGCACCATCGGCCGCGACGACGAGATGGCAAGCCTGGAAGAGCGCGTGGTGCAGGCCATCGCCGACATCACCGACAGTCCGCGCGGCCTGCTGGTCATGCCGGGCGAGGACGCGGCACTGTCGCTGGCGGCAAGCTGGCGCTGGCCGGGCGTGGCCGTGCCGGCCGAGGCGTTCGACACCGCCGCCGCGCGCTTTTACGAGGACAGCGGGTTCATCGTCGAGCTTGACGAAGTGCGCGATGGCCGCAGCCGCCACGGCGAGGATGCGCATGTCCCGGCCTGGCTCGACGAACTGGCTCCCGCCTGGGCGATCGTGCCCCTGATCCACTACGGCCGGTTGATCGGCCTCGTCGTGCTGGCCCGGCCCGACGGGGAACGCAATCTCGACTGGGAAGACCTCGACCTGCTGCGCGTGGTCGGCCAGCAGTCCGCCAGCTATCTCGCCGAACAGAGCGGGCAAAAGGCGCTGCTGGAAGCGAGTCGGTTCGACGAGTTCAATCGCCGCATCGCTTTCGTGATGCACGATATCAAGAACCTCGCCAGCCAGCTCGGCCTGCTCGCGCGGAATGCGGAAAAGCACGCCGACAATCCGGATTTCCGCGCCGACATGCTGGTTACCTTGCGCAACAGCGCGGACAAGCTGAACGGCCTCCTTGCAAGGCTCGGGCGCTATGGCCAGGGCGGCGAGGCACCGCTCGCGCCGGTTTCGCTGGGCCGGGTTGCGGGCGATATCGCGCGCCGGTTCCAGTCGCAGCACCCGGTCACCTTCATCGCCGGCGGCGAGGTTCAGGTGCTGGCCCAGGCAGAAGCGCTCGACCAGGCGCTAACGCACCTGGTGCAGAACGCCATCGATGCCTCGGAAGCGGAAGCGCCGGTCTATATCAAGGTCTCGCAGTCGGGCTTGCAGGGCGAGCTTGAAATCGTGGACCAGGGCAGCGGGATGACTGCGGACTTTATCCGCCGCGACCTGTTCCAGCCCTTCCGTTCGTCAAAGAACGACGGCTTCGGCATCGGTGCTTTCGAGGCGCGCGAACTGGTCCGCGCGATGGGTGGGCAGCTGACCGTCGAATCCCAACCCGATCTCGGCGCGCGCTTCTTCGTGCGCCTGCCGCTTGCCGCAACCGGCTCGCTATCCAAGAAGGAGGTGGCCTGA
- a CDS encoding TIGR03013 family XrtA/PEP-CTERM system glycosyltransferase produces the protein MIRLFKHYIPHAVLLLWLLDLALLLAAGEVAWRLRTLQIDVDSGPIGSRFGVMSLFVGCVNLAMIAVGVYGADALRSMRYAGARLLVAVSLGVLALSFLDFVMPGTAPWRSVLLYAMFLAIVALVINRLVMGALLGNHAFRRRVLVLGAGKRAQRLRELGRKPESGFAIVGFLKMTDGEKIVDEAIPREAIHDLSQFVQNLGVSEVVLALEERRNALPLKDLLRVKTAGVHVNDFSTFVERETGRVDLDTVNPSWLIFSDGFSSGRALSSAAKRVFDIAASSLLLLLTFPLIAVFALLVKIDSRGPAFYRQPRVGLFGQHFDIIKLRSMRTDAEKDGVQFAQAADPRVTRIGKFIRKVRIDELPQTWSVLKGEMSFVGPRPERPNFVAELEEQLPYYAERHMVKPGITGWAQINYPYGANLEDSRHKLEYDLYYAKNYTPFLDLLILLQTLRVVLWSEGAR, from the coding sequence ATGATCCGACTATTCAAGCACTACATTCCGCATGCGGTGCTGCTGCTGTGGCTGCTCGACCTTGCGCTGCTGCTCGCGGCGGGAGAGGTCGCGTGGCGGCTGCGCACCCTACAGATCGACGTCGATAGCGGGCCCATCGGATCGCGCTTCGGCGTGATGTCGCTCTTCGTCGGATGCGTGAACCTCGCGATGATCGCGGTGGGCGTCTACGGCGCCGACGCGCTGCGGTCGATGCGCTATGCTGGCGCGCGTCTGCTGGTGGCCGTGAGCCTCGGCGTCCTGGCGCTGTCGTTTCTAGATTTCGTGATGCCCGGCACCGCGCCGTGGCGCAGCGTGCTGCTTTACGCCATGTTCCTCGCGATCGTGGCGCTGGTCATCAACCGGCTCGTCATGGGCGCATTGCTCGGCAACCACGCGTTCCGGCGGAGGGTCCTGGTGCTCGGTGCGGGAAAGCGGGCACAGCGACTGCGCGAGCTTGGCCGCAAACCGGAATCGGGCTTCGCCATCGTGGGCTTCCTCAAGATGACGGACGGAGAAAAGATCGTCGACGAGGCGATCCCGCGCGAAGCGATCCACGACCTGAGCCAGTTCGTCCAGAATCTGGGCGTCAGCGAGGTAGTGCTCGCACTGGAAGAACGCCGCAATGCATTGCCGTTGAAAGACCTCCTTCGCGTAAAGACCGCGGGCGTCCATGTGAACGACTTCTCGACCTTCGTGGAGCGGGAGACGGGCCGCGTCGATCTCGACACGGTCAATCCGAGCTGGCTGATCTTCTCCGACGGCTTCAGTTCGGGCCGCGCCCTGTCGAGCGCCGCCAAGCGCGTGTTCGACATCGCGGCGTCCAGCCTGCTGCTCCTCCTGACTTTCCCGCTAATCGCCGTGTTTGCCCTGCTGGTCAAAATCGACAGCAGGGGCCCCGCCTTCTATCGCCAGCCGCGCGTCGGCCTGTTCGGGCAGCATTTCGACATTATCAAGCTGCGCTCCATGCGCACCGATGCGGAAAAGGACGGCGTGCAATTCGCGCAGGCCGCCGACCCGCGCGTGACCCGGATCGGCAAGTTCATCCGCAAGGTCCGCATCGACGAACTGCCGCAGACGTGGAGCGTGCTCAAGGGCGAGATGAGCTTCGTCGGACCGCGCCCGGAACGTCCGAACTTCGTTGCCGAACTGGAAGAGCAGCTGCCCTATTATGCGGAGCGGCACATGGTGAAGCCCGGGATCACCGGGTGGGCGCAGATCAACTACCCCTATGGCGCCAATCTGGAGGACAGCCGGCACAAGCTGGAATACGACCTCTATTACGCCAAGAACTACACCCCTTTCCTGGACCTCCTCATCCTGTTGCAGACCCTGCGTGTCGTCCTGTGGAGCGAGGGCGCGCGATGA